CCCATCCAGGACGGACACCGCCCCGTGGCCTAGCCAGCCCAGCAGCCACCACAGCCGGGCCGCCATCATGCCGCCACAGTCGTCGTAGGCCACCACCCGGGTCTGGTTGCCGATGCCCAGCATTTCCAGACGGCGCACCAGCAGCACCACCTCGGGCAGGGGATGACGGCCGTTATGGCCGGTCTTGGGGCCGGACAGATCCCGGTCCATGTGCATGAACACGGCCCCGGGAATGTGATTTTCCTGGTAGGCGGCTTCCCCGGCCTCAGGAGCCGCCAGGTTATGGCGACAATCCACCACCCGCCAATCCGGGTCTTCCAGATGGTCGGCCAGTTCCGCCACGGAAATCAGGGGGGAGACGGTCATCAGGCCTGCTCCGCCAGCCAGGCCTTGGCTTCGGCTTCGTCGCTGAAAACCTGCACATCGGCGTGCACAAAGGCCTGGGATAGCCAGGCGCTCCAGGCCACCCACTGGCTATCGGTCAGGACCGCCACCCGGCGGAAGGCGTCCCCGTGGGTCCGGCCGAATTTCACTTCGGCCCAGGCAACGTCCAGGGTGAAATCGGCCATCTCCCGCAGATCGAAGAAGAGATCCACCGGGCCTTCGAATTTAGTCTTGTAATTGACCAGCTCTTCGAATTCCCGGTAATCGGCCAGGGTAAATTCCCCGAAAACGGACACCGATACCAGGCTGCCTTGATGGTCGGTTGCGATCATAGTTTTGCTCTCCACTAAAAATTGGGGATGCCCAAGTGTATCCCAAGCCCCGGCCAAACGCGGCGTCCGGCGCCCCGGGCAAGGGCAAAGAAAAAGGGCGCCCCCTGGGACGCCCTGTTTCGGCTGACCACCCGCCCTACAGGTGGGGGGCCATGATGCGACGATAGAATTCGTGGAAGTGCTGCATGCCGTCTTCCATGGGAGATTGGTAGGGCCCCACTTCGCTGCGGCCTTCCTTGAAGAGACGCCAGCGACCCCGGTCCATGCGTTCGCCGATGTCGTCGTCCTCAATGGCGGTTTCCATGTAGGCGGCCTGCTCGGCTTCGATGAACTCCCGTTCGAAATCCACGATTTCTTCCGGATAGTAGAACTCCACCACATTCATGGTCTTGTTCACATCCTGGGGTACCAGGGTGGACACCACCAGGACGTGGGGATACCACTCCACCATCACATTGGGGTAGTAGGTCAGCCACACGGCGCCCTGCCGGGGGGATTCCCCCTTGGCGGCGTAGAAGTCCCGCACCGCCTTCTGCCAGCGGGCATAGACCGGGGAGCCTTCCTTGAGCAGGGAGGTAATGCCCACCCGCTGGACGGAATACCATTCGCCGAACTGCCAGGTAAGGTCGTCGCAGGTGACGAAATTGCCCAGACCCGGATGGAAGGGGACCACGTGGTAGTCCTCCAGATAGACCTCGATGAAGGTCTTCCAGTTGTAGTTGCACTGGTGCATTTCCACCCGGTCCAGCTTGTAACCGGCGAAATCGAATTCCCCAGCCACATTCATCCCGGCCAGATCCTGACCGACGGAGCGGGGCCCCTTGAAGAGCAGTCCGTTCCAGGATTCCAGCTTGCGCTTATTGAGATTGAGGCAGGGATTGGCGGGGAAATGGGGGGCGCCGATGAGGCTGCCTTCCGTGTCATAGGTCCAGCGGTGCAGGGGACACACCACGTTTTCCGCATTGCCGCTGCCCTGCAACATGACAGCCTGGCGGTGGCGGCAGATATTGGACATGTCGTACACCCCGTCCGGCTGGCGCACCACCATACGGCCATGATCCTGCCATTCCAGGGTCCGGTAATCGTGCACATGGGGCACCATCAGCTCATGGCCGACGTACCCGGGCCCCTGCTCGAAGAAGAGTTTCTGCTCCAATTCGAACATTTTTTCGTCGAAATACCAGTCGACGGGGAATTGGGTTACGGCCGGAGCCAAATGGTTGCTGGTGACGATCTCGGACATCTCCACACCTCCGGGAAGTGGCAAAGGGTAGAAATCAGTTAATAAATCAAGGGAGGCGGGATTGTAGCCTGGATCAAATTTGACCAAAAGCCCCTGAATAAGTTATTTTTTCCCGTTTCTGATGGCTATTGACATGGATCAAACCGCCCCGTCATCCACGCCTGCGGACGGGCAAGAACCCGCCCCTCTCAAATTCGAAACCGCCCTTACCGAACTCGAGCGCATCGCCCAGGCCATGGAGGGTGGCAAACTGTCTCTGGAAGAATCCCTGGAAGCCTATCGCCGGGGCACGGAACTGCTCCAGTTCTGCCAGCGTCAACTGCAAGTCGCCGAGGAAAAAATCCAGGTACTGGAAAACGGCTCCCTGCGCGACTTTCGCCCTACCGAATCCCACTGAAAGCCTTGTCCATGTCCGCCACTGCCCTGCCTTTTCCGGAATGGATGGGGGCCGTTCAGGCCCGCACCGAAGCGGCCCTGGGCCGCTTTTTGCCGGCCCCGGATCACGCCCCCGCCACCCTGCACCAGGCCATGCGCTATGCCGCCCTGGGCGGGGGCAAGCGGGTACGGCCCCTGTTGGCCTTCGCCGCTGGGGAAATCACCGGGGCCCCGGCGGATCTGCTGGACAGCGCCGCCTGCGCCGTGGAGCTGATCCACGCCTATTCTCTGGTCCATGACGACCTCCCGGCCATGGACAATGACGTGCTGCGCCGGGGCCGCCCCACCTGCCACGTGGAATATGGGGAAGCCACGGCCATGCTGGCCGGGGACGCCCTCCAGACCCTGGCCTTCGACCTCCTGGCCCGGCCCCTGGAACTGGCACCGGCCCGGCAGGTGGAATTGCTCGCCCTCCTGGCCCAGGCCAGCGGCTCCCGGGGCATGGCCGGCGGTCAGGCCATTGACCTGGAGGCGGTGGGCCGGGCCCACGACCAGGCCCTGACCCAGCCCGAACTGGAATTGATGCATGCCTTAAAAACCGGCGCCCTGATCCGGGCCGCCGTGCTCATGGGCGCCCTGTGCGGCGAGGCCCTGGCACCGGAGGCCCGGGCGCGCCTGGACACCTACGCCAAGCGGGCCGGCCTGCTGTTCCAGGTGGTGGATGACATTCTGGACTGCACGGCCAGCACCGCCACCCTGGGCAAAACCGCAGGCAAGGATGCGGCGGCGGACAAACCCACCTACGTCAGTCTCCTGGGCCTGGGCGGCGCCCAGGACTACGCGGAAGAGCTGCGCCGCCAAGCCGTCACCGCCCTGGATATTTTCGGCCCCCGGGCCACCCGCCTCATCGCCCTCACCGACTTCATCACCCACCGCAAATTCTGACCGGCTTATCGGAGCGCAAGCCCAGCCATGTCCGCCTACCCCCTCCTCGACACCATCCACGATCCCAGCCAACTGCGTCGGCTGGAGCGGCGCCAGCTGTTGCCCCTGGCCGATGAAATCCGGGCCTTTCTCATCGAATCCGTGGCCCGCACGGGGGGGCACCTATCCTCCAACCTGGGAACGGT
This sequence is a window from Azospira inquinata. Protein-coding genes within it:
- a CDS encoding SpoIIAA family protein; the encoded protein is MIATDHQGSLVSVSVFGEFTLADYREFEELVNYKTKFEGPVDLFFDLREMADFTLDVAWAEVKFGRTHGDAFRRVAVLTDSQWVAWSAWLSQAFVHADVQVFSDEAEAKAWLAEQA
- a CDS encoding aromatic ring-hydroxylating oxygenase subunit alpha; translated protein: MSEIVTSNHLAPAVTQFPVDWYFDEKMFELEQKLFFEQGPGYVGHELMVPHVHDYRTLEWQDHGRMVVRQPDGVYDMSNICRHRQAVMLQGSGNAENVVCPLHRWTYDTEGSLIGAPHFPANPCLNLNKRKLESWNGLLFKGPRSVGQDLAGMNVAGEFDFAGYKLDRVEMHQCNYNWKTFIEVYLEDYHVVPFHPGLGNFVTCDDLTWQFGEWYSVQRVGITSLLKEGSPVYARWQKAVRDFYAAKGESPRQGAVWLTYYPNVMVEWYPHVLVVSTLVPQDVNKTMNVVEFYYPEEIVDFEREFIEAEQAAYMETAIEDDDIGERMDRGRWRLFKEGRSEVGPYQSPMEDGMQHFHEFYRRIMAPHL
- a CDS encoding exodeoxyribonuclease VII small subunit; translated protein: MDQTAPSSTPADGQEPAPLKFETALTELERIAQAMEGGKLSLEESLEAYRRGTELLQFCQRQLQVAEEKIQVLENGSLRDFRPTESH
- a CDS encoding polyprenyl synthetase family protein; this encodes MSATALPFPEWMGAVQARTEAALGRFLPAPDHAPATLHQAMRYAALGGGKRVRPLLAFAAGEITGAPADLLDSAACAVELIHAYSLVHDDLPAMDNDVLRRGRPTCHVEYGEATAMLAGDALQTLAFDLLARPLELAPARQVELLALLAQASGSRGMAGGQAIDLEAVGRAHDQALTQPELELMHALKTGALIRAAVLMGALCGEALAPEARARLDTYAKRAGLLFQVVDDILDCTASTATLGKTAGKDAAADKPTYVSLLGLGGAQDYAEELRRQAVTALDIFGPRATRLIALTDFITHRKF